From the genome of Vicia villosa cultivar HV-30 ecotype Madison, WI linkage group LG2, Vvil1.0, whole genome shotgun sequence, one region includes:
- the LOC131648457 gene encoding secreted RxLR effector protein 161-like translates to MATNGNLDKDENGKEVDVKLYRGMIGYLLYLTASRPDIMFSVCMCARYQSCPKESHLKSVKRILRYLRGTTTYGLWFLKGNECYLVGFSDSDFAGCKSDRKSTSGTCHLFSNSLVSWHSKKQVSVSLSTAEAEYVTAGSCCAQIFWLKQQLIDFGIKLDRIPIMCDNTSAINLSKNPVLHSQTKHIEIRHHFLRDHVEKGEVVFEHVECKKQLADIFTKPLATEPFFNIRRELGILDISNLS, encoded by the coding sequence atggccacAAACGGTAACCTAGACaaggatgaaaatggtaaagaggttgatgtcaaATTATACCGAGGCATGATAGGCTATCTATTGTATCTCACGGCCTCAAGACCGGACATTATGTTTagcgtgtgtatgtgtgcaagataccaatcttgtccaaaagaatcacATCTAAAGTCTGTAAAAAGAATTCTAAGGTACCTCCGTGGAACTACCACATATGGTCTATGGTTTCTTAAGGGAAATGAATGCTACttggtgggattctccgactcTGATTTTGCTGGGTGCAAATCTGACAGAAAGAGCACTAGTGGCACATGTCACCTCTTCTCAAATTCATTGGTAAGTTGgcacagcaagaaacaagtatcagtttcGTTATCTACagctgaagcagaatatgtaaCTGCCGGAAGTTGTTGTGCGCAGATATTTTGGCTCAAACAACAACTTATTGACTTTGGTATCAAACTTGACCGCATACCAATCATGTGTGATAACACAAGCGCCATCAACTTAAGCAAAAATCCTGTTCTACATTCAcagaccaagcatattgaaataaggcatcacttcttaAGAGACcatgtagaaaaaggagaagttgtgttTGAACATGTTGAGTGCAAGAAACAATTAGCGGACATCTTCACGAAACCTCTTGCAACCGAGCCTTTCTTCAACATTCGCAGAGAATTAGGGATAttggatatctctaatttgagctaa